The genomic interval GAACGCTCGGGCGCAAGCTCGGCCCGTATCCACACACATATGGGCGCTTGCCCGCTACCCGCTGTATGGTCCAGATCGACCTGACCACCAGTCAGGAGCAGACCCTGACTGCGCTGGTCAATCAGCACCGCCCGGGGGAGGGGCCGGTCAAGGCACAGACCGTCGCCGACGAGGTCGACCGGAGCCTCGGCACTATCCAGAACCAGATGCAGCGCCTCTCACAGCTCGGCGTCGTCGAGGGCGTCTCCGGCCCCGCCGGCGGGTACGAGCCCACGGAGATGGCGTTTCAGGCTCTGGGCCGCGAGCCGCTCGACGAGACCGCGGCCGTCACCGTCGCCCACGACTACGACCGGCTCGACGTGACCATCGACCAGATACGCTTCAAGAGCGTCCACCACCCCGAGAACTGCCGCGTCGAGCTCCACCTCCAGCAGTCCGTCGACGGCTTCAGCGTCGGGCAGGCCGTCGCCGCCGGACCGACGCCGCTCTCCGGGCTGGTCGTCGCCGGCACCATCGAGGCCATCGACGACACGACGAACACGCTGATTCTCGACGTCGCACAGCTGGAAGCCCCGGTCGAACCGCCCGAGTAGGCTACCCGCCGTGTTTTCGGTACCAGACGCGCTCTCCGACGGGTGACTCGTCGGCGTCGATGTCCAGGCGACCCAGAAACAGGTCCCTGACCGCGAGCGTCACTGTCAGTTCGACCGACTCGCCGTCGCGTGGTTCGACGGTCACGACGCAGTGGCCGTCGCGTTCGCCGATGGCGGCGATAGTTCCCACGGACCACCGGTCGACGTGGTGGCTCGGTTCGCGGGCGTGGATGCGGTCGTGTGTCACTACCGGCCCCACTCGTAGAACCACCAGGCGCTGCCCAGCAGGAGGAGCCCGGCGCCGAGCGCCGACGTGGCTGGTTCGGGGAACACGAACAGGAGGAAGCCGACGAGCATCATCGTCACCGGCTCGACCTCGTCGAGATAATCGCTGAGTGCCATGGGTGACTGTCGGCGAGCGGACTGAAAGAAGTTCCTCTCAGGACGAGGGGGACGCCGCGTCGCGGCGGGGGCGGAACTCGATGGGGAACTCCTCGACGCCGTAGATGAACGCGCTCCTGACCGGCTGGAGTGTCTCGCCCCTCCGCTCGATGTCCGCCGCGCGCTCGAACAGCGCGTTGAGCCCGATTCGGGCCTCCATCCGTGCGAGCGGCGCGCCCAGACAGTAGTGGGTCCCCCGGCCGAAGCCGAAGTGGGGGTTGGGCGCGCGGTCGATGCGGAACTCGCCGGGGTCCGCGAAGACGTCGCCGTCGCGGTTCGCCGCGCCGAGCCACGGGACGACGACGTCGCCCGCCTCGATTTCGGTCCCCCGGAGCTCGACCGGCTCCGTGGCGATTCGGGCCAGCGCCTGCACCGGCGAGCGGTACCGGAGCACCTCCTCGACCGCGCTCTCGATGGACACCGAGCCGTCCCGCACCCGCTCTAGCGCCGTCGGATGGGCGGTCAGACAGCGCATCGCGTTACCGATGAGGTTGGTCGTGGTGATGTTGCCGGCGACGAGCAACAGCATACAGAACCCGAGGGCCTCCTCGTGGGTGAGTCGGTCCTCGCTTGCGGCCTCCGC from Halomicroarcula saliterrae carries:
- a CDS encoding HTH domain-containing protein, encoding MVQIDLTTSQEQTLTALVNQHRPGEGPVKAQTVADEVDRSLGTIQNQMQRLSQLGVVEGVSGPAGGYEPTEMAFQALGREPLDETAAVTVAHDYDRLDVTIDQIRFKSVHHPENCRVELHLQQSVDGFSVGQAVAAGPTPLSGLVVAGTIEAIDDTTNTLILDVAQLEAPVEPPE